The following are encoded together in the Salmonella enterica subsp. enterica serovar Choleraesuis genome:
- the recO gene encoding DNA repair protein RecO: protein MEGWQRAFVLHSRPWSETSLLLDLFSEESGRVKVIAKGARSRRSNLKGALQPFTPLLVRWGGRGEVKTLRGAEAVSLALPLTGIVLYSGLYVNELLARVLEQETRFSELFFDYLHCIQALAGVSSSPEPVLRRFELALLGHLGYGMDFLHCAGSGDEVSDDMTYRYREEKGFIASLVVDNATFTGRHLRALASRDFPDADTLRAAKRFTRIALKPYLGGKPLKSRELFRQFVPKNKPVDMPPSAES from the coding sequence GTGGAAGGCTGGCAACGAGCCTTTGTTCTGCACTCGCGCCCCTGGAGCGAAACTAGCTTGCTGCTCGATCTCTTTAGCGAAGAGTCAGGGCGAGTCAAAGTTATCGCGAAAGGGGCGCGTTCACGTCGCTCTAACCTTAAAGGCGCATTACAGCCTTTCACGCCGCTTCTGGTACGCTGGGGTGGCCGTGGAGAGGTGAAGACTCTGCGCGGCGCAGAGGCCGTCTCGCTGGCGCTCCCGCTCACGGGTATCGTTCTATACAGCGGCCTTTATGTTAACGAGCTTCTGGCCAGAGTACTGGAACAGGAAACTCGCTTCTCTGAACTTTTCTTTGATTACCTCCATTGTATTCAGGCACTCGCCGGAGTGAGCTCCTCGCCAGAGCCAGTGTTGCGCCGCTTCGAACTGGCGCTGCTGGGGCATCTTGGATATGGCATGGATTTCCTGCACTGTGCCGGTAGCGGTGATGAGGTTAGCGATGATATGACCTATCGATATCGCGAAGAGAAAGGTTTTATTGCCAGCCTGGTTGTCGATAACGCAACTTTCACCGGTCGCCACCTGCGGGCGTTGGCATCTCGTGATTTTCCTGATGCCGATACGCTGCGGGCGGCAAAGCGTTTTACTCGTATCGCGCTTAAACCCTATCTCGGCGGCAAACCGCTCAAGAGCCGCGAATTGTTTCGCCAGTTTGTGCCTAAAAACAAACCAGTCGATATGCCTCCTTCTGCTGAGTCGTAG
- the rseC gene encoding SoxR reducing system protein RseC, whose product MIREWGTVFEWRDGVALVSCDVKSSCSSCASRSGCGTRLLNKLGPQNEHHIQVSWPEPLQVGQKVELGITERSLLSSALLVYMLPLAGLFIMGGLFQALFSSDIAAFCGALLGGVGGFLVARGWAAKFSKQSAWQPVILSVGIPGISQVTDAQEV is encoded by the coding sequence ATGATTCGTGAATGGGGTACCGTCTTTGAATGGCGGGATGGCGTAGCGCTGGTCAGCTGCGACGTAAAATCATCATGCAGTAGCTGTGCTTCTCGTTCAGGCTGCGGTACCCGGCTGCTCAATAAGCTTGGCCCACAGAATGAACACCATATTCAGGTGTCATGGCCAGAGCCGCTGCAAGTGGGCCAGAAGGTTGAACTAGGCATTACCGAGCGCAGTTTATTAAGCTCCGCGCTGCTGGTTTATATGCTACCGCTGGCCGGGCTGTTTATTATGGGCGGCCTGTTCCAGGCACTGTTCAGTAGCGATATCGCTGCTTTTTGCGGCGCGTTGCTTGGTGGTGTTGGTGGTTTTTTGGTAGCCCGAGGCTGGGCGGCAAAATTCAGCAAACAGAGTGCCTGGCAGCCAGTTATTCTCAGCGTTGGTATTCCCGGTATCAGCCAGGTCACTGACGCGCAGGAAGTTTAA
- the lepA gene encoding elongation factor 4 has product MKNIRNFSVIAHIDHGKSTLSDRIIQICGGLSDREMEAQVLDSMDLERERGITIKAQSVTLDYKAADGETYQLNFIDTPGHVDFSYEVSRSLAACEGALLVVDAGQGVEAQTLANCYTAIEMDLEVVPVLNKIDLPAADPERVAEEIEDIVGIDAHDAVRCSAKTGVGVQDVLERLVRDIPAPEGDPNAPLQALIIDSWFDNYLGVVSLVRIKNGTLRKGDKIKVMSTGQQYNADRLGIFTPKRVDRDVLNCGEVGWLVCAIKDIHGAPVGDTLTLARAPADKALPGFKKVKPQVYAGLFPVSSDDYENFRDALGKLSLNDASLFYEPESSSALGFGFRCGFLGLLHMEIIQERLEREYDLDLITTAPTVVYEVETTGGETLYVDSPSKLPAVNNIQELREPIAECHMLMPQEYLGNVITLCVEKRGVQTNMVYHGNQVALTYEIPMAEVVLDFFDRLKSTSRGYASLDYNFKRFQVSDMVRVDVLINGERVDALALITHKANAPYRGRELVDKMKDLIPRQQFDIAIQAAIGAHIIARSTVKQLRKNVLAKCYGGDISRKKKLLQKQKEGKKRMKQVGNVELPQEAFLAVLHVGKDGK; this is encoded by the coding sequence ATGAAGAATATACGAAACTTCTCAGTTATCGCACACATCGACCATGGTAAGTCGACGCTTTCCGACCGGATCATTCAGATTTGCGGCGGCCTTTCCGACCGTGAAATGGAGGCCCAGGTTCTGGACTCTATGGATCTGGAGCGTGAACGCGGCATCACAATTAAAGCCCAGAGCGTTACTCTCGATTATAAAGCCGCTGATGGTGAAACTTATCAGCTGAACTTTATCGATACGCCGGGGCACGTCGACTTCTCTTATGAAGTATCCCGCTCTCTGGCCGCCTGCGAAGGTGCTTTGCTGGTGGTTGATGCCGGGCAGGGCGTAGAAGCCCAGACTCTGGCAAACTGCTATACCGCCATCGAGATGGATCTGGAAGTTGTTCCGGTACTCAACAAAATTGACCTGCCGGCAGCCGATCCTGAGCGCGTAGCCGAAGAGATTGAAGATATCGTTGGTATCGATGCCCATGACGCGGTGCGCTGCTCGGCAAAAACCGGCGTTGGCGTTCAGGATGTGCTAGAACGCCTGGTGCGCGATATCCCTGCGCCGGAAGGCGATCCGAATGCTCCACTGCAGGCGCTGATTATTGACTCATGGTTCGATAACTACCTGGGCGTAGTCTCGCTGGTGCGTATTAAAAACGGCACCCTGCGCAAAGGCGACAAAATAAAAGTAATGAGCACCGGCCAGCAGTACAACGCTGACCGTCTGGGCATCTTTACGCCAAAACGCGTAGATCGCGATGTGCTGAACTGTGGCGAAGTAGGCTGGCTGGTTTGCGCCATTAAAGATATTCACGGCGCTCCGGTGGGCGATACCCTGACGCTGGCACGTGCGCCGGCAGACAAAGCGCTGCCAGGCTTCAAAAAAGTGAAGCCGCAGGTTTACGCAGGCCTGTTCCCGGTAAGCTCTGATGATTATGAAAACTTCCGCGATGCGCTCGGTAAGCTGAGCCTCAACGATGCTTCATTGTTCTACGAGCCAGAAAGCTCTTCAGCTCTGGGCTTCGGTTTCCGCTGCGGCTTCCTTGGCCTGCTGCACATGGAGATTATTCAGGAGCGTCTGGAGCGTGAATACGATCTCGACCTGATAACCACCGCGCCGACGGTAGTTTATGAAGTTGAGACCACTGGCGGCGAGACGCTGTATGTCGATAGCCCGTCCAAGCTTCCGGCTGTGAATAACATTCAGGAATTGCGTGAGCCTATCGCTGAATGCCATATGCTGATGCCACAAGAGTATCTGGGCAACGTTATTACCCTGTGCGTTGAGAAACGCGGTGTGCAAACCAATATGGTTTATCACGGCAATCAGGTGGCCCTGACCTATGAAATTCCGATGGCAGAAGTGGTTCTGGACTTCTTCGACCGCCTGAAATCTACCTCGCGCGGTTATGCCTCTCTGGATTACAACTTCAAACGTTTCCAGGTTTCCGACATGGTGCGCGTTGATGTGCTTATCAACGGTGAGCGTGTTGATGCGCTGGCTCTGATTACTCACAAAGCAAACGCACCATATCGCGGCCGTGAGCTGGTGGATAAGATGAAAGATCTGATTCCACGCCAGCAGTTTGATATTGCCATTCAGGCTGCTATCGGCGCGCATATCATTGCCCGTTCGACGGTTAAACAGCTGCGTAAAAACGTTCTGGCGAAGTGCTACGGTGGTGATATCAGCCGTAAGAAAAAACTGCTGCAGAAGCAGAAAGAAGGTAAAAAACGTATGAAGCAGGTTGGTAACGTTGAGCTGCCTCAGGAAGCATTCCTTGCCGTTCTGCACGTAGGCAAAGACGGAAAATAA
- the era gene encoding GTPase Era, with protein MSDEKMYCGFIAIVGRPNVGKSTLLNKLLGQKISITSRKAQTTRHRIVGIHTEGEYQAIYVDTPGLHMEEKRAINRLMNRAASSSIGDVELVIFVVEGTKWTADDEMVLNKLREGKAPVILAVNKVDNVQEKADLLPHLQFLGSQMNFLDIVPISAETGLNVDTIASIVRKHLPEAVHHFPEDYITDRSQRFMASEIIREKLMRFLGAELPYSVTVEIERFQTNERGGYDINGLILVEREGQKKMVIGNKGAKIKTIGIEARKDMEDMFEVPVYLELWVKVKSGWADDERALRSLGYVDDL; from the coding sequence ATGAGCGACGAAAAAATGTATTGCGGCTTTATCGCGATAGTCGGGCGGCCAAATGTCGGTAAATCGACGCTGCTAAACAAACTGTTGGGGCAGAAAATCTCCATCACTTCGCGTAAAGCCCAGACCACCCGTCACCGGATTGTCGGCATCCATACCGAAGGTGAGTATCAGGCGATTTACGTCGATACCCCCGGGCTGCATATGGAAGAAAAACGCGCCATCAACCGTTTGATGAACCGTGCTGCCAGCAGCTCTATTGGCGATGTTGAACTGGTTATCTTCGTGGTCGAAGGCACCAAGTGGACCGCTGATGACGAAATGGTTCTCAATAAGCTGCGCGAAGGCAAAGCGCCGGTGATTCTGGCAGTGAACAAAGTGGATAACGTGCAGGAAAAAGCGGATCTTCTGCCTCACCTGCAGTTCCTCGGTAGCCAGATGAACTTCCTTGATATTGTGCCAATCTCAGCGGAAACCGGCCTCAACGTCGATACCATCGCGAGCATTGTGCGCAAACATCTGCCAGAAGCGGTGCATCACTTCCCGGAAGATTACATCACCGATCGTTCCCAGCGCTTTATGGCTTCTGAAATCATCCGTGAAAAACTGATGCGTTTCCTCGGTGCTGAGTTACCGTACTCTGTTACCGTTGAAATTGAACGTTTTCAGACCAACGAACGTGGCGGTTACGACATTAACGGGCTTATTCTGGTGGAGCGTGAAGGCCAGAAGAAGATGGTTATCGGCAATAAAGGTGCCAAGATTAAAACCATCGGTATTGAAGCCCGTAAAGACATGGAAGACATGTTTGAAGTCCCGGTCTATCTCGAGCTATGGGTGAAGGTTAAATCCGGCTGGGCAGATGACGAGCGGGCGTTGCGTAGCCTGGGCTACGTCGACGATCTCTGA
- the nadB gene encoding L-aspartate oxidase: protein MHVNSSHNVLIIGSGAAGLSVALQLADSHQVAVISKTTLDEGSTANAQGGIAAVFSSEDSIAAHVEDTLIAGANICDPEAVSFVASHARQRIEWLINIGMPFDSDPSQERNYHLTQEGGHSQRRILHAADATGQALENTLLAQARRHPNITLYEHHLALELLLSRQAESQPQICGAQILDTRSGIITPWSAPFVVLACGGASAIYQWTTNAAVSCGDGIALAWRAGCRVANLEFNQFHPTALYHPSGERFLLSEALRGEGALLRRPDGSRFMPDYDARAELAPRDIVARAIDSEMQRLGVPHLYLDISHRSEEFIRQHFPTILSKLATLGIDLTKEPVPIVPAAHYTCGGVVTDNYGLSDINGLFAIGETAYSGLHGANRLASNSLLECLVYGWSAAEEIKRQPPVHVTNMVIDKMPVATLSAEEHTYIEQQRHALRIMMSENMGIVRSDMRMNHALTQLSQLNDEIEKLYRERRPNKALAELRNMATCARLMVRAGLARKESRGLHYTIDYPVTAAQGGPTMLVP from the coding sequence ATGCATGTTAATTCTAGCCATAACGTACTGATTATCGGCAGCGGAGCTGCTGGCCTGTCTGTCGCATTGCAATTGGCCGATAGCCATCAGGTGGCGGTAATCAGCAAAACCACTCTCGATGAAGGCTCTACTGCAAATGCCCAGGGTGGGATAGCCGCAGTATTCTCTTCTGAGGATAGTATTGCTGCCCACGTAGAGGATACGTTAATTGCCGGGGCGAACATTTGCGACCCGGAAGCGGTTAGCTTTGTAGCCAGCCACGCCCGCCAGCGCATTGAGTGGCTGATCAATATCGGTATGCCCTTCGACAGCGATCCCTCGCAAGAACGCAACTATCACCTGACCCAGGAGGGGGGACACAGTCAAAGACGGATTCTCCATGCTGCGGATGCGACAGGTCAGGCCCTGGAAAACACGCTGCTGGCCCAGGCTCGCCGGCATCCTAATATCACGCTTTACGAGCATCACCTGGCGCTTGAGCTATTGCTAAGCCGCCAGGCAGAATCGCAGCCACAAATTTGCGGTGCACAAATACTGGATACCCGCTCAGGTATAATAACCCCGTGGTCTGCCCCCTTCGTTGTCCTGGCCTGTGGAGGCGCTTCCGCTATTTATCAATGGACAACCAATGCTGCAGTATCCTGCGGAGATGGGATAGCTCTCGCCTGGCGCGCAGGATGCCGGGTGGCCAACCTCGAATTTAACCAGTTTCACCCAACCGCACTTTACCACCCGTCCGGCGAGCGTTTTTTGCTGAGCGAGGCTTTACGTGGTGAGGGTGCTTTACTGCGTCGTCCGGATGGCTCACGGTTTATGCCTGATTATGATGCCCGTGCCGAACTGGCCCCACGCGACATTGTGGCCCGGGCGATTGATAGCGAAATGCAGCGTCTTGGCGTGCCTCATCTCTATCTCGACATCAGCCATCGCAGTGAAGAGTTTATTCGGCAGCATTTCCCAACCATATTGAGCAAGCTGGCAACGCTTGGCATCGATTTAACTAAAGAGCCGGTTCCTATCGTTCCGGCTGCTCACTACACCTGTGGCGGCGTGGTGACAGATAACTACGGGCTTAGCGATATCAATGGCCTGTTTGCCATAGGAGAAACGGCATACAGCGGATTACACGGAGCTAACCGGCTGGCATCTAATTCACTACTGGAGTGTCTGGTGTATGGCTGGTCGGCCGCTGAAGAGATTAAGCGCCAGCCACCAGTTCATGTAACCAATATGGTTATCGATAAAATGCCTGTGGCAACACTTAGCGCGGAAGAGCACACATATATAGAACAACAACGTCACGCTTTACGAATAATGATGAGTGAAAACATGGGTATAGTGCGTTCAGACATGAGGATGAATCACGCTTTGACGCAACTGTCGCAGTTAAATGATGAGATTGAAAAATTGTATCGTGAGCGTCGCCCGAATAAGGCTCTGGCTGAATTACGCAACATGGCGACCTGCGCACGGCTAATGGTGCGCGCAGGCCTGGCTCGTAAGGAGAGCCGCGGCTTGCACTACACCATCGACTATCCGGTCACCGCAGCCCAGGGCGGGCCAACCATGTTGGTGCCTTAA
- a CDS encoding anti-sigma-E factor RseA, which produces MQKEKLSALMDGETLDRAFVGELSKDPSLQQTWESYHLIRDTLRGDTGEVLHFDISARVMAALENEPAPRLATPLIPEQQPTPQQWQKMAFLKKLRPWASQITQVGIAACVSLAVIVGVQHYNGSADGSTQPEGPVFNTMPMMGKASPVSLGVPADSTASNGQQQYQEQRRRINAMLQDYELQRRLHSEQLQFEQAQTQQAAIQVPGNQTLGTQSQ; this is translated from the coding sequence ATGCAGAAAGAGAAACTTTCCGCCTTAATGGATGGAGAAACGCTGGATCGGGCGTTTGTTGGCGAGCTCTCGAAGGACCCATCCCTGCAGCAGACCTGGGAGAGCTACCACCTGATCCGCGATACGTTGCGCGGGGATACTGGTGAAGTTTTGCATTTTGACATTTCTGCGCGGGTGATGGCTGCTCTGGAAAATGAGCCAGCGCCGCGGCTTGCTACTCCGCTCATTCCGGAACAGCAGCCAACGCCGCAGCAGTGGCAAAAAATGGCATTCTTGAAGAAGCTGCGTCCGTGGGCATCCCAGATTACTCAGGTTGGTATTGCCGCCTGCGTTTCTCTGGCTGTAATTGTCGGCGTTCAGCATTATAACGGTTCTGCTGATGGCAGCACTCAGCCAGAAGGCCCGGTATTTAATACTATGCCGATGATGGGCAAAGCCAGTCCAGTCAGCCTGGGTGTCCCGGCAGATAGTACCGCCAGCAATGGTCAGCAGCAGTATCAGGAGCAGCGTCGCAGAATTAACGCTATGCTTCAGGACTATGAACTGCAGCGCCGCCTGCATTCTGAGCAGTTGCAGTTTGAACAGGCTCAGACACAGCAGGCTGCGATTCAGGTACCAGGAAATCAGACTTTAGGAACTCAGTCGCAGTAA
- a CDS encoding tRNA1(Val) (adenine(37)-N6)-methyltransferase, whose amino-acid sequence MKVGTDGILLGAWAPIAGVQRILDIGSGSGLIGLMLAQRTEGHAQIDCVELDSEAADQARENVQASPWPESIRVHCADIKEWAGEQEGRYQLIVSNPPFFEPGIACATSQRDMARTTASLDHSALLNCAARLINEDGFFCVVLPTAQGESFSQLAKEQGWFCRYRMDVSETEVRAPHRMLLALSPSDGEHYHERIAIRDPDQHYSEAWRGLTGAFYLAMAN is encoded by the coding sequence ATGAAGGTTGGTACCGATGGAATTTTGCTTGGGGCCTGGGCACCGATAGCGGGCGTGCAGCGCATTCTGGATATTGGTAGCGGCAGTGGATTAATCGGTTTGATGCTGGCTCAGCGTACTGAAGGACATGCTCAGATTGACTGCGTGGAGCTGGACTCTGAAGCCGCAGATCAGGCCCGGGAAAATGTGCAGGCTTCTCCGTGGCCTGAGAGCATCCGAGTGCATTGTGCGGATATCAAAGAGTGGGCCGGGGAGCAGGAAGGGCGCTACCAGCTGATTGTCAGCAACCCTCCATTTTTTGAGCCGGGCATTGCCTGCGCCACCAGCCAGCGGGACATGGCGCGCACTACGGCGAGCCTGGATCATTCAGCGCTTTTGAACTGCGCTGCGCGACTGATTAACGAAGATGGATTTTTCTGCGTGGTGCTGCCCACGGCTCAGGGAGAAAGTTTCAGCCAGTTGGCCAAAGAGCAGGGCTGGTTCTGTCGCTATCGGATGGATGTGTCGGAGACCGAAGTGCGCGCTCCCCATCGCATGCTGTTGGCGCTATCACCGAGCGATGGAGAGCATTATCACGAGCGCATTGCTATTCGTGACCCGGACCAACATTACTCTGAAGCCTGGCGCGGGCTGACCGGGGCATTCTATCTGGCGATGGCGAATTAA
- a CDS encoding signal peptidase I encodes MANMFALILVIATLVTGLLWCLDKFVFAPRRRANQASAQAATNNGLDKQTLNKVGRKPGWLETAASIFPVLAVVLIVRSFVYEPFQIPSGSMMPTLLIGDFILVEKYAYGIKDPIWQKTLIETGHPKRGDIAVFKYPNDPKVDYIKRVVGLPGDRVTYDPILKQVTVEPDCSSGQACAAALPITYTDLKPSDFVQIRSSFNTPGGFWQLPLGETKDGSVRLNERNEKLGDIAHRILLFPGAMDRIDGYYGGQSTWIVPPAHYFMMGDNRDNSADSRFWGFVPEANLVGKATAIWMSFEKQEGEWPTGVRLSRIGGIH; translated from the coding sequence ATGGCGAATATGTTTGCCTTGATACTGGTCATCGCCACCCTGGTTACCGGGCTGCTGTGGTGCCTGGATAAATTTGTTTTCGCACCACGACGCCGTGCGAACCAGGCATCGGCGCAGGCTGCAACCAATAATGGGCTGGATAAACAGACGCTGAATAAAGTCGGGCGCAAGCCCGGCTGGTTAGAAACCGCGGCTTCTATTTTCCCGGTTCTGGCTGTGGTTCTGATTGTTCGTAGCTTTGTCTATGAGCCATTTCAGATCCCATCAGGCTCAATGATGCCAACGCTGCTAATTGGTGATTTTATTCTGGTAGAGAAATACGCCTACGGAATTAAAGATCCTATCTGGCAGAAAACGCTGATTGAAACTGGTCATCCTAAGCGCGGTGATATAGCAGTTTTCAAATATCCAAACGATCCAAAAGTTGACTACATCAAGCGCGTGGTCGGCCTGCCGGGCGATCGGGTAACTTATGATCCGATTCTTAAGCAGGTTACCGTCGAGCCAGATTGTAGCTCCGGCCAGGCCTGCGCAGCCGCGTTGCCAATCACCTATACTGACCTCAAGCCGAGCGATTTTGTTCAGATTCGCTCCAGCTTTAATACTCCCGGCGGTTTCTGGCAGTTGCCGCTTGGTGAGACAAAAGATGGCAGTGTTCGTTTAAACGAGCGCAATGAAAAACTGGGCGATATTGCTCACCGTATTTTGCTCTTCCCAGGGGCCATGGATCGCATTGATGGCTATTACGGCGGGCAGTCAACCTGGATTGTACCTCCGGCTCATTATTTTATGATGGGTGATAACCGGGATAACAGTGCCGATAGCCGCTTCTGGGGTTTTGTTCCTGAAGCTAACTTAGTCGGTAAAGCTACTGCTATCTGGATGAGTTTCGAGAAGCAAGAAGGTGAATGGCCAACGGGTGTTCGTTTAAGCCGTATTGGCGGTATTCATTAA
- a CDS encoding sigma-E factor regulatory protein RseB yields the protein MKQLWCAVSLLAGSLFFSNASAAGFSSEALLQQMNLASQSLNYELAFISINKQGVESLRYRHARQGNKPLAELLQLDGPRREVVQRGNEISYFEPGLEAFTLNGDYIVDSLPSIVYTDFKRLSAYYDFISVGRTRIADRLCEVIRVVARDGTRYSYIVWIDNDSKLPLRIDLLDRDGETLEQFRVVSMELGDSVDKQMQTLTQASLPPLLSVPDSSKGKFNWDTSWLPQGFRQISSSSRSLPTINLPVESRLYSDGLFSFSVNVNRSSEATNEQMLRTGRRTVSTEIRDGAEITVVGELPPQTAKRIADSVKFKVQP from the coding sequence ATGAAGCAGCTTTGGTGCGCCGTGTCACTTCTGGCGGGCAGCCTGTTCTTCTCCAACGCCTCGGCCGCAGGATTTTCGTCCGAGGCGTTGCTACAGCAGATGAATCTGGCCAGTCAGTCGCTAAACTACGAACTCGCTTTTATCAGCATTAACAAGCAGGGCGTTGAATCGCTTCGCTATCGCCATGCTCGCCAGGGTAATAAGCCGCTGGCTGAACTGCTGCAGCTCGACGGGCCGCGGCGGGAAGTTGTGCAGCGTGGAAACGAAATTAGCTATTTCGAGCCTGGCCTCGAAGCGTTCACTCTCAACGGCGATTACATCGTCGACTCACTACCTTCCATCGTTTATACCGACTTTAAACGTCTGTCTGCCTACTATGATTTCATTTCTGTGGGCCGTACGCGTATTGCCGATCGTCTCTGCGAAGTTATTCGTGTCGTGGCGCGGGACGGAACGCGGTATAGCTACATCGTCTGGATTGATAACGACTCGAAATTGCCGTTACGGATAGATCTGCTGGACAGAGACGGTGAAACCCTGGAGCAGTTCCGCGTAGTTTCCATGGAGCTGGGCGATAGCGTCGACAAACAGATGCAAACGTTGACTCAAGCCAGTCTGCCGCCGTTGTTGTCAGTACCTGACAGCAGCAAAGGAAAATTCAACTGGGATACCAGCTGGTTGCCGCAGGGCTTCCGTCAGATTTCCAGCAGCAGCCGTTCGTTGCCAACCATTAATTTACCGGTAGAATCGCGCCTTTATTCGGATGGGCTGTTTAGCTTCTCGGTTAACGTAAACCGCTCAAGCGAAGCAACCAATGAACAGATGCTGCGCACCGGGCGCCGTACTGTCAGCACTGAAATTCGTGATGGTGCGGAGATTACCGTGGTAGGTGAACTGCCGCCACAGACGGCAAAACGGATTGCAGACAGCGTGAAATTTAAGGTTCAACCATGA
- the rnc gene encoding ribonuclease 3, translating into MNPIVINRLQRKLGYTFQHQELLQQALTHRSASSKHNERLEFLGDSILSFVVANDLYHRFPRVDEGDMSRMRATLVRGNTLAEIAREFELGECLRLGPGELKSGGFRRDSILADTVEALIGGIFLDSDINTVERLILNWYESRLNEISPGDKQKDPKTRLQEYLQGRHLPLPSYLVVQVKGEAHDQEFTIHCQVSGLSEPVVGTGSSRRKAEQAAAEQALKKLELE; encoded by the coding sequence ATGAACCCCATCGTAATTAACAGGCTGCAGCGTAAGCTGGGCTACACTTTTCAACATCAGGAATTATTGCAGCAGGCGCTGACTCACCGTAGCGCGAGCAGTAAACATAACGAGCGTCTGGAGTTTCTTGGCGACTCAATCCTGAGCTTTGTGGTCGCAAATGACCTTTATCACCGCTTTCCACGCGTAGACGAAGGCGATATGAGTCGGATGCGTGCCACTCTGGTCCGCGGTAATACTCTGGCGGAGATAGCCCGTGAGTTTGAGCTGGGCGAATGCCTGCGCCTCGGGCCTGGCGAGCTGAAAAGTGGCGGTTTTCGCCGTGATTCGATTCTGGCCGATACCGTAGAAGCGTTAATTGGCGGAATCTTTCTCGATAGCGATATCAATACCGTCGAACGCCTGATTCTGAACTGGTATGAAAGCCGGTTGAATGAAATCAGCCCCGGCGATAAACAAAAGGATCCTAAAACGCGTCTGCAAGAGTATTTGCAGGGTCGCCATCTGCCGCTGCCATCTTATCTGGTAGTACAGGTTAAAGGCGAAGCGCATGACCAGGAATTTACTATCCACTGTCAGGTTAGTGGCCTGAGTGAGCCAGTCGTCGGTACCGGCTCCAGCCGCCGTAAAGCGGAGCAGGCCGCCGCTGAACAGGCGCTGAAAAAGCTGGAGCTTGAATGA
- the rpoE gene encoding ECF RNA polymerase sigma-E factor, with translation MAFQLRVEMGFGETLPRMSEQLTDQILVERVQKGEQQAFNLLVMRYQHKVAGLVARYVPSGDVPDVVQESFIKAYRALDSFRGESAFYTWLYRIAVNTAKNYLVAQGRRPPSSDVDASEAENYDNGSALKEISNPENLMLSEELKQIVFRTIESLPEDLRMAITLRELDGMSYEEIAAIMDCPVGTVRSRIFRAREAIDNKVQPLIRR, from the coding sequence GTGGCGTTTCAATTACGCGTGGAAATGGGATTTGGGGAGACTTTACCTCGGATGAGCGAGCAGTTAACGGATCAGATCCTCGTCGAGCGGGTTCAGAAGGGAGAGCAGCAGGCATTTAATCTCCTGGTCATGCGCTATCAACATAAAGTCGCAGGGCTGGTGGCCCGCTACGTTCCTTCGGGCGATGTTCCTGACGTCGTCCAGGAGTCCTTTATAAAAGCGTATCGCGCGCTGGATTCCTTTCGCGGGGAGAGTGCTTTTTATACCTGGCTGTACCGCATTGCGGTCAATACGGCCAAAAACTATCTGGTTGCTCAGGGGCGGCGCCCTCCTTCTAGTGATGTGGACGCCAGCGAAGCTGAAAACTACGATAATGGTAGTGCACTAAAAGAAATTTCGAACCCAGAGAACTTAATGTTGTCTGAAGAACTGAAACAAATTGTGTTCCGTACTATTGAGTCGCTTCCGGAAGATTTACGAATGGCTATTACGCTCCGGGAGCTGGATGGTATGAGCTATGAAGAAATAGCCGCCATTATGGACTGTCCTGTAGGCACGGTGCGTTCCCGTATTTTTCGTGCGCGGGAAGCTATTGATAATAAAGTTCAACCGCTTATCAGGCGTTGA